The window ACCGGCTGCCCGGCCATCATCGCTACTCTGGGCGTTGATCTGCTCATGCTCCGTAGGGAACGCACAGTAGGTAGATCGGAGCCGAAACCGCCCAACCGGGCTATGGTGGGCGCTCGGGCCAGTCCTAATAATCGCCGTGTTCGCACTGCACCCTGCGAGGGGTGACCGACAGACCCGTTTCCGCCGCACGTCCTTCTGTCTGGTCGGACGAACAGCCGGTCCAGCCCGGTCTTCCCGGATCTCGGCTCGCCCTGTCGGGGTCCGGACTAGAGAAAGGACGAACGGTGGCACAGCGCAAGTCGACTTCCCGGATCGAGGCTCCAAGCTATCTGCGCACCGCAGAGGTTGCCGACATCCTGCACGTCTCGCCCAAGACCGTCTCCCGCTGGGCCAAGGAGGGCAAGCTGCCCTTCCTGAAGACGCTCGGCGGCCACCGCCGCTACCCGGAGGCCAAGATCCGGGAGCTGGCCAACGAGCTGCGGGAGGAGCCGACCGGCTGAGCGCCGGCCGCGACAACCGCGGTGCGGTC is drawn from Actinomycetes bacterium and contains these coding sequences:
- a CDS encoding helix-turn-helix domain-containing protein; amino-acid sequence: MAQRKSTSRIEAPSYLRTAEVADILHVSPKTVSRWAKEGKLPFLKTLGGHRRYPEAKIRELANELREEPTG